The genome window GCCACACCAGAACTAATTTCTGCCTCTTACGCCAGAATAAGTCGCAGCAATAAAAGCATTGAAGAGCTTCGCAAAGAAGCGCTTACAGAACTGGAAAAAGCCCGCAAAACCAATACTGATATTATTTTTGAAATGGGACACAGTTCCGTAGCTGAACATGCTGTTTTTAATATTGACATTGTAGGAATTTCCAGAGTGCTTACGGAATTGGTTCAGCGCAGCAGAATTGCCTCTTTTACAGAAAAATCTCAAAGATATGTAACTTTTAACAAGGATTATGTAGTTCCTGCGGAATTTGCCAATAGACCAAAGTTGAAAAAGCCCTATAAGCAAATGATGGATTCTCTTTTTCAGGAATATGAGCTCTGTTTTAATGCTTTGAACGAATTGTATAAGACCCAAAAACCCAAATTAAAAACAAAGGAAAGAGAATGTCTTGCCAAAGAGGATGCGCGTTATATTTTGCCTCTTTCTACCAAAACTCAAATGGGTATGACCATCAATGCCCGCAGTTTGGAAAATTTACTGAGGCGTTTAGCTAAACATCCTTTCCAAGAAGCGGACGAACTAAAAGAACTTCTTCTCCAAAATGTTTCAGCCATAGCTCCATCTTTAATTCGCTACACGGAAGATTCTCAATACGACGGAAAGATTGATCTGGAAAAAGTAGGTTTTAGCGGTTTTTTGCAACAGGAACTTCCCTGGGTTAAAGAACTGGATATGGCTAATAAACTGAAAGTAATAAGTGTTCCGGATAATGCCGATGACAAAGTTTTAGCTGCCATAATCTATCAGCAGGGAGAACTTGATTGGAATGAAACCCTCGAGACCGTTTCCCATTTACCCCGCGTAATTAAACAGCAGCTCTGGAACCAGGTTTTTCGTAATCTTAAGCCCTGGCATAAAGTTCCTCGCGCCTTTGAAATTGTTGATTTCGTTTTTGAATTAACAATGAGCGAAAGCTGCTGGGCTCAATTCAAGCGTCATCGTTATTGCACTATTTTACGCAAAGGCAGCAGTTCATTTGTAGCCAAAATTCCACCTGCCATTAAAGCAATTAAGCGAGAAAAAATATGGAGCGATTTAAATAATGAACTAAGCCGTTTAGGAAGTTCCCTCCCTCCTAAATTTGCTTATTTAACTCCTTATTTTAGAACTAATGCTTCGCTTGTTACTATTTTGGTTAAGATGAATCTGCGCGAAATTTATCATTTTACGCGTCTGCGCAGTGACGAAAATGCTCAGTGGGAAATAAGAGAAATATCCCAACTAATGACAAAACAAGTAAAAAATGCTGCGCCGCAAGCAAGTGTTTTACTCTGTGGCAAAAGTGAATTTAAAAATCCCTATGCCTGATCCTTTCTTCTTTTTAGACAAATATTAGATTGGGATAGTCACCTAATTCCAATATAGCAAAATAATGTAGCTGCTATTTTCCTGAACTCAATAACCATTTGGTATATATGAAGTTACTTACTCATTTTTCCATAGAGGCATTGTTTTAGTTAAATTTGATAATTTTCTACTTGACTGCAAGGCCTCATTCGATTATTATGTTTATAAAATAATTTTTTTCGGGTTTTCCCGCAGGTTTTTTTTCTTTCCCAAGTATAACATACAGGAAAATTCTATACTTAAAAAACAAGGAGATTAAATTATGAAAATGTGGAAACAATTATTCCTGGTGCTGATGACATTATCTGTTATGAGTTGCGCCACAGCGAAAGATAATATGATCGACCTCAATAGTCCCAATCCTGTAGTGGAAGTAGTAAAAAATGTGCGCGAGGCGGTTGTTCAAATCAGAGTTGAGGCAAAAGTGACCGTTCAAAATTATATGAATCCCTTCTCTGACGATCCCTGGTTCCGTCAATTTTTCCAGTTTCCTCAAGAACAAACTCGCCCCATCGTCTCTTTAGGTAGCGGTTTTATTTATGAATATAATGCCTCCACTCGTGAAGCATTTATTCTTACCAATAACCATGTTGTGGAAAAAGGTCGGGAAGGAACAATCACTGTAACTATGGCAGATAAAGTTGTTTACACGGGTTCTGTAGTTGGTTTAGACCCCAGCACAGATGTAGCCGTTATCAAAGTTGTAGTTAAAGAAGGCGAAAAAGTGACCGTTGCACCTTTAGGAGATTCCGATAAACTCCAAATCGGAGAATGGGCAATCGCCATAGGTAATCCTTTCAGCGAAGGACTGGATCGAACAGTTACTTTGGGTGTTATATCAGCCACGAGCAGAGCCAATTTAAATTTGGGTGAAAATTCTCCCATATATCAGGATTTCATCCAAACCGATGCAGCCATCAATAGTGGTAACAGTGGCGGACCTCTTTTAAATATCAAAGGCGAGGTCATAGGTATCAATTCAGCTTTGGCAAGCACTAATGGAGGCAATGTCGGCATCGGTTTTGCCATTCCCATCAATCTTGCTAAGCGAGTTGTGCAAGATCTTGTTGCCAGTGGAAAAGTTACCCGTGCCTACATCGGCATTTTACCCCAGGAAATAACCCCGGATATTATGGAAGCTTACGGTTTGAAAGAAGTTGCCGGAGTCCTTGTTACCAAAGTGGAAAAGGATTCTCCCGCCGATAAAGCCGGCATTCACGAAGAAGATATCATTACTGAAATTAACGGTGAAAAAGTAACCAGTGTGCCTAAATTCCGCATTGCCATCGCTACTGCCAAAGTAGGACAAGAACTTCCTCTCAAAATTGTGCGTGATAGAAAAGAAATATCTGTGCGCGTCGTTTTAGAAGCATATCCCGAAGATATTGTCGCAGCCAACGATAATGCAAAAGGAGGACCGGCCACAGGTATCAGCGTAGAATCAATTGATAGCCAAGCAGCCAAGCGTTTAAATGTCACCAGCGATAAGGGTGTGGTAGTTACTAAAGTGGAACCAAATTCTCCCGCCGCCAAGTCCGGATTAAAAGTCGGCTATGTCATCATTAAAATTGAAGGCAAAGAAATTAATAGCCCCAAAGAATTCAATACTGAGCTGGAAATAGCCAAAACCAATATGGATAAAGAAAACCGCAAGACCATTCGGCTTTATGTGCTGGATACTAATAAACAGCCCTCGGTAGTAATTCTAAAATTTGAATAAATAAGAATGTTCAACCCATATTTAAGCGGAAGGTTATTGCCTTCCGCTTTTTTTTAAATATTTCTCTGAA of Candidatus Cloacimonas sp. contains these proteins:
- the thyX gene encoding FAD-dependent thymidylate synthase, whose amino-acid sequence is MKVNIAGFNIDKELVDKLNSSIATPELISASYARISRSNKSIEELRKEALTELEKARKTNTDIIFEMGHSSVAEHAVFNIDIVGISRVLTELVQRSRIASFTEKSQRYVTFNKDYVVPAEFANRPKLKKPYKQMMDSLFQEYELCFNALNELYKTQKPKLKTKERECLAKEDARYILPLSTKTQMGMTINARSLENLLRRLAKHPFQEADELKELLLQNVSAIAPSLIRYTEDSQYDGKIDLEKVGFSGFLQQELPWVKELDMANKLKVISVPDNADDKVLAAIIYQQGELDWNETLETVSHLPRVIKQQLWNQVFRNLKPWHKVPRAFEIVDFVFELTMSESCWAQFKRHRYCTILRKGSSSFVAKIPPAIKAIKREKIWSDLNNELSRLGSSLPPKFAYLTPYFRTNASLVTILVKMNLREIYHFTRLRSDENAQWEIREISQLMTKQVKNAAPQASVLLCGKSEFKNPYA
- a CDS encoding Do family serine endopeptidase translates to MKMWKQLFLVLMTLSVMSCATAKDNMIDLNSPNPVVEVVKNVREAVVQIRVEAKVTVQNYMNPFSDDPWFRQFFQFPQEQTRPIVSLGSGFIYEYNASTREAFILTNNHVVEKGREGTITVTMADKVVYTGSVVGLDPSTDVAVIKVVVKEGEKVTVAPLGDSDKLQIGEWAIAIGNPFSEGLDRTVTLGVISATSRANLNLGENSPIYQDFIQTDAAINSGNSGGPLLNIKGEVIGINSALASTNGGNVGIGFAIPINLAKRVVQDLVASGKVTRAYIGILPQEITPDIMEAYGLKEVAGVLVTKVEKDSPADKAGIHEEDIITEINGEKVTSVPKFRIAIATAKVGQELPLKIVRDRKEISVRVVLEAYPEDIVAANDNAKGGPATGISVESIDSQAAKRLNVTSDKGVVVTKVEPNSPAAKSGLKVGYVIIKIEGKEINSPKEFNTELEIAKTNMDKENRKTIRLYVLDTNKQPSVVILKFE